A part of Vibrio sp. B1FLJ16 genomic DNA contains:
- a CDS encoding DUF416 family protein, translated as MLKNPLQVRLEKLEPWQQITFMACLCERMYPNYAMFCDNTEFAEPRAYRAILDSVWEILTVKTAKVNFERQLEKLEELFPSAEEFDFYAVYPAMDACQALSTLLHGLLDRDYLFDSMIKVSQQSVQTVADLEQAQGSEPVTNDNQKENQAVCEEWDVQWAIFRPLREATERDISLIKDLREELREEGVSNIGIAL; from the coding sequence ATGCTTAAGAATCCTCTTCAGGTTCGGTTAGAAAAACTGGAACCTTGGCAACAAATTACCTTTATGGCGTGTCTGTGTGAGCGCATGTATCCAAACTATGCGATGTTTTGTGACAATACAGAATTTGCTGAACCACGCGCTTACCGAGCGATTCTTGATAGTGTATGGGAAATTCTGACAGTAAAAACGGCGAAAGTGAACTTTGAACGTCAGTTAGAAAAACTAGAAGAGTTATTCCCTAGTGCAGAAGAGTTTGATTTTTACGCTGTCTACCCCGCAATGGATGCGTGTCAGGCGTTGTCTACCTTACTGCATGGTCTGTTAGATCGTGATTACCTTTTCGATTCTATGATTAAGGTGAGTCAGCAATCGGTGCAAACCGTAGCGGATCTGGAACAAGCGCAAGGCAGCGAACCTGTCACTAACGACAATCAAAAAGAAAACCAGGCGGTATGTGAAGAGTGGGACGTTCAGTGGGCTATTTTCCGTCCGTTGCGTGAAGCAACAGAGCGTGATATCAGCCTGATTAAAGATTTACGTGAAGAGTTGCGTGAAGAGGGCGTAAGTAACATCGGTATAGCGCTTTAA
- the cadC gene encoding lysine decarboxylation/transport transcriptional activator CadC encodes MAGVYFRINDWVLDVDENKLYRKDREVTAEPRLINLLSFLADNANQIFTREALILSVWERDTVADQVVTQSIFELRKLLADGRDDYPSYVITVPKRGYKLVADVSLMTAAEFRAFRLSECDYGKEAESDSESNDTRVRPKYDSAVQVTGKEIHQLIQKKRSERLWRLGFLGITLISLMVSIITVLTYKKPEVKKSHPIDTHLIEFKMQNNSGLNDDFVDGLTKKIMSDVAQVSDYRVMQTGTSVIIVTKPGKSVVVRVRENDGVRFLEVEYRTHVSKNALYRRLYVLTDSDLRTVLQQASLSLMTILNVPEAKLKSSTLGGGLPMTPRGLKLFIQANHYLKVSDINLYQYGIELMEHALEIEPDNVYVQAELLIAYHVQKAFSPDLGVIEPHLEKIRDALEVNAKMVTGQIQPRIYEALALHETVSGELGIAKQYLTQALNLRESALSYVIRGKQAELAGNRQLADKSYSEALYIDSSFETYLLCQKLIFTSEIEVGDATDQAVIAVTD; translated from the coding sequence ATGGCTGGAGTTTATTTTCGGATCAATGATTGGGTATTGGACGTTGATGAAAATAAGTTATACCGAAAAGATAGAGAAGTTACTGCCGAGCCACGTTTGATAAATCTTCTTAGTTTTCTCGCTGACAATGCTAATCAGATATTTACTCGTGAAGCGCTTATCCTATCGGTCTGGGAGAGGGATACTGTCGCAGACCAGGTGGTGACTCAGTCTATTTTTGAGCTACGCAAGCTGTTAGCTGACGGACGAGACGATTACCCCAGCTACGTGATCACAGTACCTAAGCGTGGATATAAGCTGGTGGCTGATGTCTCATTAATGACGGCTGCGGAGTTCAGAGCATTCCGTCTTTCTGAGTGTGATTACGGTAAGGAGGCAGAATCTGACTCTGAATCAAATGATACCAGGGTAAGACCGAAGTATGACTCAGCGGTCCAAGTGACTGGGAAAGAGATACATCAACTAATACAAAAGAAACGCTCAGAACGCTTATGGCGTCTTGGGTTTCTCGGTATCACACTAATAAGTCTGATGGTGAGCATAATTACGGTTCTGACTTACAAAAAGCCTGAAGTGAAAAAGAGCCATCCGATCGACACACACCTGATTGAGTTCAAAATGCAGAACAATTCAGGCTTGAATGATGACTTTGTTGATGGCCTGACTAAAAAAATAATGTCTGATGTGGCTCAGGTCAGCGACTACAGAGTGATGCAGACTGGTACCTCTGTTATTATAGTTACTAAGCCCGGAAAGTCTGTGGTGGTGAGAGTCAGGGAGAATGATGGCGTCAGATTTTTAGAAGTAGAGTATCGGACTCACGTTTCGAAAAATGCACTCTACCGACGTTTATATGTATTGACTGATAGTGATCTAAGAACTGTACTTCAGCAGGCCTCCTTAAGTCTGATGACAATACTGAACGTGCCAGAAGCTAAGCTCAAATCCTCAACGCTGGGTGGCGGCCTCCCGATGACGCCAAGAGGGTTGAAGCTGTTTATTCAGGCCAACCATTACTTAAAAGTTTCAGATATCAATCTATATCAATATGGTATTGAACTTATGGAACATGCTCTGGAAATAGAGCCTGACAATGTATATGTACAAGCAGAGTTGCTGATTGCTTACCACGTGCAGAAAGCATTTTCTCCAGACCTCGGGGTTATTGAGCCACATTTAGAGAAGATACGTGATGCCCTGGAAGTAAATGCAAAAATGGTTACCGGGCAGATTCAACCGCGCATATACGAAGCATTGGCACTTCATGAAACTGTATCTGGTGAGTTGGGGATAGCAAAGCAATACCTAACTCAGGCTTTAAATCTACGTGAGTCTGCTCTTTCTTATGTGATTCGCGGAAAACAGGCAGAATTGGCAGGAAACAGACAGTTAGCGGATAAGTCGTATTCAGAGGCTCTTTATATAGATAGCTCTTTTGAAACTTATTTGTTGTGTCAGAAGCTAATCTTTACCAGCGAGATAGAAGTGGGTGACGCCACTGATCAAGCGGTTATAGCTGTAACCGATTAA
- the hemE gene encoding uroporphyrinogen decarboxylase: MTELKNDRYLRALLKESVDYTPVWMMRQAGRYLPEYKATRAEAGDFMSLCRNAELASEVTLQPLRRFPLDAAILFSDILTIPDAMGLGLRFAAGEGPVFDNPITCKADVEKIGLPDPEGELQYVMNAVRQIRKDLQGEVPLIGFSGSPWTLATYMVEGGSSKAFTKIKKMMYAEPQTLHLLLDKLADSVIEYLNAQIKAGAQSVMVFDTWGGVLTPRDYNLFSLQYMHKIVDGLIRENDGRRVPVTLFTKNGGMWLEQIAATGCDAVGLDWTINIADAKSRIGDKVALQGNMDPSMLYASPERIREEVATILEGFGDAGTGHVFNLGHGIHLDVPPENAGVFVEAVHELSKPYHK, encoded by the coding sequence ATGACTGAATTAAAAAATGATCGTTATCTGCGTGCACTTCTTAAAGAGTCGGTAGATTACACGCCAGTATGGATGATGCGTCAGGCAGGTCGTTACCTACCAGAATACAAAGCAACACGTGCAGAGGCGGGTGATTTCATGTCTTTGTGTAGAAACGCGGAGCTGGCGTCTGAAGTAACTCTTCAACCTCTACGCCGTTTTCCTCTTGATGCAGCAATCTTATTCTCCGACATCCTGACTATCCCTGATGCAATGGGTCTGGGACTGCGCTTTGCAGCTGGTGAAGGCCCCGTATTCGATAACCCGATCACTTGCAAAGCTGACGTGGAAAAAATTGGCCTCCCGGATCCGGAAGGTGAGCTGCAATACGTGATGAATGCTGTGCGTCAGATCCGTAAAGACCTGCAGGGGGAAGTACCTCTAATCGGTTTCTCTGGCAGCCCGTGGACACTCGCAACTTATATGGTTGAAGGTGGTAGCTCGAAAGCATTCACTAAGATCAAGAAGATGATGTACGCTGAGCCGCAAACATTGCACTTGTTACTAGATAAGCTTGCTGACAGTGTCATTGAGTACCTAAACGCACAGATTAAAGCTGGTGCCCAGTCAGTCATGGTATTTGATACGTGGGGTGGTGTACTGACTCCTCGTGACTACAACCTGTTCTCGCTGCAATACATGCACAAAATCGTCGACGGCCTGATCCGTGAAAACGATGGTCGTCGTGTACCTGTTACTCTGTTTACTAAAAATGGTGGTATGTGGTTAGAACAGATCGCAGCGACAGGCTGTGATGCAGTTGGTCTGGACTGGACGATTAACATTGCAGACGCGAAATCTCGTATCGGCGACAAAGTGGCATTGCAGGGCAATATGGACCCATCAATGCTTTATGCTTCACCAGAGCGTATCCGTGAAGAAGTTGCCACTATCCTGGAAGGATTTGGTGATGCAGGTACGGGGCATGTATTTAACCTTGGCCATGGTATCCACTTAGATGTTCCGCCAGAAAATGCCGGTGTATTTGTAGAAGCTGTACACGAGTTGTCTAAGCCATACCATAAATAA
- the hupA gene encoding nucleoid-associated protein HU-alpha, whose product MNKTQLIDFIAEKADLSKAQAKAALEATLEGVTGALKEGDQVQLIGFGTFKVNHRAARTGRNPKTGDEIQIAAANVPAFVAGKALKESVN is encoded by the coding sequence ATGAACAAGACCCAATTAATCGACTTTATCGCAGAGAAAGCAGATCTATCTAAAGCACAAGCAAAAGCTGCTCTTGAAGCGACTCTTGAAGGTGTAACTGGTGCACTTAAAGAGGGTGACCAAGTTCAACTAATTGGTTTTGGTACGTTCAAAGTAAACCACCGCGCTGCACGTACTGGTCGCAATCCTAAGACTGGTGACGAGATTCAAATTGCAGCTGCTAACGTTCCTGCATTCGTAGCGGGTAAAGCGCTGAAAGAATCAGTAAACTAA
- the purD gene encoding phosphoribosylamine--glycine ligase, with translation MRVLIIGSGGREHALGWKAAQNPDVETIFIAPGNAGTALEPKLENVNIDVEDIAGLVEFAKENAIELTIVGPEAPLVIGVVDAFNEAGLPIFGPTQAAAQLEGSKAFTKDFLARHKIPTGAYANFTEIEPALSYVREQGAPIVVKADGLAAGKGVIVAMTLEEAEDAIKDMLAGNAFGDAGSRVVIEEFLEGEEASFIVMVDGENVLPMATSQDHKRVGDKDTGPNTGGMGAYSPAPVVTTEIHNRIMDEVIYPTVRGMAAEGHPYTGFLYAGLMIDKDGTPKVIEYNCRFGDPETQPIMMRMQSDLVDLCLAAVDKKLDQVESKWDPRASIGIVLAAGGYPAAYNKGDVISGLPQIEVEGEKVFHAGTDNKNGEIVTNGGRVLCATALGHSVSEAQQRAYELTKQISWNGMFHRNDIGYRAIAREQSK, from the coding sequence ATGCGAGTTTTAATCATTGGTTCAGGCGGTCGCGAACATGCTCTAGGCTGGAAAGCCGCGCAAAATCCAGATGTTGAGACTATCTTCATTGCACCTGGTAATGCAGGTACAGCGCTAGAACCAAAACTAGAGAACGTAAACATCGATGTAGAAGACATCGCTGGCCTTGTTGAATTTGCAAAAGAAAACGCGATTGAACTGACTATCGTTGGCCCTGAAGCGCCACTGGTTATCGGTGTTGTCGATGCGTTTAACGAAGCGGGTTTGCCTATTTTCGGCCCTACTCAGGCAGCAGCTCAACTTGAAGGCTCAAAAGCGTTCACAAAAGACTTCCTTGCTCGCCACAAGATCCCAACGGGTGCTTACGCTAACTTTACTGAAATTGAACCTGCATTATCTTATGTACGTGAGCAAGGTGCACCTATCGTTGTTAAAGCAGACGGTCTGGCGGCTGGTAAAGGCGTTATCGTTGCGATGACTCTGGAAGAAGCAGAAGACGCAATTAAAGACATGCTGGCTGGTAACGCTTTTGGTGACGCAGGCAGCCGCGTAGTGATTGAAGAGTTCCTGGAAGGTGAAGAAGCAAGCTTCATCGTGATGGTAGATGGTGAAAACGTACTACCAATGGCCACCAGCCAAGACCACAAACGTGTCGGTGACAAAGATACTGGTCCTAACACAGGTGGTATGGGTGCTTACTCTCCGGCACCAGTGGTAACTACAGAAATCCACAACCGCATCATGGATGAAGTGATTTACCCGACAGTTCGCGGAATGGCGGCTGAAGGTCACCCGTACACAGGCTTCCTGTACGCAGGTCTGATGATCGATAAAGACGGCACACCAAAAGTGATCGAATATAACTGTCGCTTCGGTGATCCTGAGACTCAACCAATCATGATGCGCATGCAATCAGATTTGGTAGATCTTTGTCTGGCTGCTGTCGACAAGAAACTGGATCAAGTGGAATCTAAATGGGATCCACGCGCGTCTATCGGTATTGTACTTGCTGCAGGCGGTTACCCGGCGGCATACAACAAAGGCGATGTGATTTCAGGCTTGCCGCAAATCGAAGTTGAAGGCGAGAAAGTATTCCATGCTGGTACAGACAATAAAAACGGTGAGATCGTAACAAACGGTGGCCGCGTTCTGTGTGCGACAGCGCTGGGTCACAGCGTTTCAGAAGCTCAGCAGCGAGCGTACGAGCTGACAAAACAGATCAGCTGGAATGGTATGTTCCATCGCAATGATATCGGCTACCGCGCTATCGCTCGTGAGCAATCAAAATAA
- the purH gene encoding bifunctional phosphoribosylaminoimidazolecarboxamide formyltransferase/IMP cyclohydrolase, whose product MNNARPIRRALISVSDKTGIVEFAQALAERGVDILSTGGTARLLAEQGIAVTEVSDYTGFPEMMDGRVKTLHPKVHGGVLGRRGQDDEVMEKHGINPIDMVVVNLYPFAETVAKDGCTLEDAVENIDIGGPTMVRSAAKNHKDVTIVVNASDYDRVIAEMDANDKSLTLETRFDLAITAFEHTASYDGMIANYFGTMVPSYGENKEGDDESKFPRTFNQQFEKKQDMRYGENSHQAAAFYVEANPEEASVSTARQIQGKALSYNNIADTDAALECVKEFSEPACVIVKHANPCGVALGKDILEAYNRAYQTDPTSAFGGIIAFNQELDAETATAIVERQFVEVIIAPSVSEEAIEVVAAKKNVRLLECGEWTTKTTGFDIKRVNGGLLVQDRDQGMVSLDDLKVVSKRQPTEEELKDALFCWKVAKYVKSNAIVYAKGDMTIGVGAGQMSRVYSAKIAGIKAADEGLEVAGSVMASDAFFPFRDGIDAAAEAGIKCVIQPGGSMRDDEVIAAADEHGMAMIFTGMRHFRH is encoded by the coding sequence ATGAACAACGCTCGTCCTATTCGCCGTGCGCTAATCAGCGTATCAGACAAAACAGGTATTGTTGAGTTTGCACAAGCTCTTGCTGAGCGCGGTGTCGATATCCTATCTACTGGTGGTACAGCTCGCCTACTTGCTGAGCAAGGCATCGCAGTAACTGAAGTCTCTGACTACACTGGTTTCCCAGAAATGATGGACGGTCGCGTTAAGACGCTTCACCCGAAAGTTCATGGCGGCGTTTTAGGCCGTCGTGGTCAAGATGATGAAGTGATGGAAAAGCACGGCATCAATCCAATCGACATGGTTGTCGTTAACCTATACCCATTTGCAGAAACTGTTGCTAAAGACGGTTGTACTCTAGAAGACGCTGTTGAGAACATCGATATCGGTGGTCCGACAATGGTTCGCTCAGCAGCGAAGAACCACAAAGACGTGACCATCGTTGTAAACGCTTCAGACTACGACCGCGTAATTGCTGAAATGGATGCCAACGACAAGTCTCTGACTCTGGAAACCCGCTTCGACCTTGCAATCACTGCATTTGAGCATACTGCATCTTACGACGGTATGATCGCAAACTACTTCGGCACTATGGTTCCATCTTACGGTGAGAACAAAGAAGGCGACGACGAGTCAAAGTTCCCTCGTACTTTCAACCAGCAGTTCGAGAAGAAACAAGATATGCGCTACGGTGAGAACAGCCACCAGGCAGCAGCATTCTACGTTGAAGCGAACCCAGAAGAAGCGTCAGTTTCTACTGCACGCCAAATTCAGGGTAAAGCACTTTCTTACAACAACATCGCTGACACTGATGCAGCACTTGAGTGTGTGAAAGAGTTCAGTGAACCAGCATGTGTGATCGTAAAACACGCGAACCCATGTGGTGTTGCACTGGGTAAAGATATTCTGGAAGCCTACAACCGCGCATACCAGACAGACCCAACGTCTGCTTTCGGCGGTATTATTGCATTCAACCAAGAGCTAGACGCGGAAACAGCTACAGCTATCGTTGAACGTCAGTTCGTTGAAGTTATTATCGCACCTTCAGTATCTGAAGAAGCAATCGAAGTGGTTGCAGCGAAGAAAAACGTTCGTCTGCTTGAGTGTGGTGAGTGGACAACTAAGACCACTGGCTTTGATATTAAACGCGTGAACGGCGGTCTGCTAGTTCAAGACCGCGACCAAGGCATGGTAAGCCTGGATGATCTTAAAGTGGTATCTAAACGTCAGCCAACAGAAGAAGAGCTAAAAGATGCCCTGTTCTGCTGGAAAGTAGCGAAATACGTAAAATCAAATGCCATCGTTTACGCAAAAGGTGACATGACTATCGGTGTGGGCGCAGGCCAAATGAGCCGAGTTTACTCTGCAAAAATTGCAGGCATCAAAGCGGCAGACGAAGGTCTGGAGGTCGCTGGCAGCGTAATGGCATCGGACGCATTCTTCCCGTTCCGTGACGGCATTGATGCGGCTGCAGAAGCAGGTATCAAGTGTGTGATTCAGCCAGGTGGTTCTATGCGTGACGACGAAGTTATCGCAGCCGCAGATGAGCACGGTATGGCGATGATCTTTACGGGGATGCGTCACTTCCGCCACTAA
- a CDS encoding D-2-hydroxyacid dehydrogenase has translation MPQPNKIFLLSEHRDTYQTLLTGKNLPDLSITDKPNEAQIVLADPPLLSQRLDEFSQLEWVQSTFAGVNTLMSPDLRRDYTLTNVRGIFGPLIAEYVIGYSIAHYRHFNRYHQQQQDKHWQPHLYSSLQGKTMVILGTGSIGAYVGKAVQAMGLKTIGVNRTGIPTAGGEFGQTFHISELASALKQADIVVNTLPSTPDTHYLLNSETLSHLDQAILINVGRGDILEDKGLLLALKNRWVEHAILDVFEQEPLPENHPFWKLPQITITPHIAATSFPEQVAEIFTENYLRWRDGFSFSHQVDFDKGY, from the coding sequence ATGCCGCAGCCAAATAAGATTTTCCTGCTCTCGGAGCATCGTGACACCTACCAAACATTACTGACAGGGAAAAACCTGCCGGATCTGAGCATTACGGATAAGCCAAATGAAGCTCAAATTGTATTGGCTGATCCGCCACTGCTATCACAAAGGTTAGACGAGTTTTCACAACTTGAATGGGTGCAGTCCACGTTTGCAGGGGTGAATACCCTGATGTCACCGGATCTACGCAGGGACTATACGCTCACCAATGTGCGTGGAATTTTTGGTCCGCTCATTGCCGAATATGTCATTGGTTACAGCATTGCGCACTACCGTCACTTTAACCGCTACCACCAGCAACAACAGGATAAACACTGGCAGCCACATCTATACAGCTCTCTGCAGGGTAAAACCATGGTTATTCTAGGCACCGGCAGTATCGGTGCTTACGTAGGCAAAGCCGTTCAAGCAATGGGGCTAAAAACCATCGGTGTCAATCGCACCGGTATCCCTACTGCAGGAGGAGAGTTTGGGCAGACTTTTCACATTAGTGAACTGGCAAGTGCCCTGAAACAGGCAGATATCGTGGTTAACACCCTGCCAAGTACTCCAGATACGCATTACCTGCTTAACAGCGAAACACTCAGTCACCTTGATCAGGCGATACTGATTAATGTCGGCCGGGGAGACATACTGGAAGATAAAGGGCTGCTACTCGCACTGAAGAACCGCTGGGTAGAACACGCCATTCTTGATGTATTTGAACAAGAACCACTTCCTGAGAATCACCCTTTCTGGAAATTGCCACAGATAACAATCACACCACACATTGCAGCCACCAGCTTCCCGGAACAAGTCGCAGAGATATTTACCGAGAACTACCTGCGTTGGCGAGATGGCTTCTCATTCTCCCATCAAGTTGATTTCGACAAAGGGTACTGA
- the zntR gene encoding Zn(2+)-responsive transcriptional regulator — MFQIGELAKRCGVTTDTLRFYEKNELIKPAGRSESGYRLYKDENQKQVRFILKAKELGLSLDEIKDLLEIQLEATEHSCAEVKAITSAKLELIDEKINELTKIRRALKKINDACCGHANDDASHCSILAAIE, encoded by the coding sequence ATGTTTCAGATAGGCGAACTAGCGAAACGCTGCGGCGTGACCACCGATACATTACGTTTCTACGAGAAGAATGAGCTGATTAAGCCTGCGGGGCGAAGCGAGTCGGGCTATCGGCTCTACAAAGATGAGAATCAGAAACAGGTACGATTTATCCTTAAGGCCAAAGAGTTAGGGCTCAGTTTGGATGAAATTAAAGACCTGCTTGAAATTCAGCTAGAAGCCACCGAACACAGTTGTGCAGAGGTAAAAGCCATCACTTCTGCTAAGTTAGAGCTGATTGATGAGAAAATTAATGAACTCACCAAAATTCGCCGCGCGCTAAAGAAAATCAATGACGCCTGCTGCGGTCATGCTAATGACGATGCCAGTCACTGCTCTATCCTGGCAGCTATAGAGTAG
- a CDS encoding uracil-DNA glycosylase family protein, protein MSLDTLLKQVRACQLCANNLPLGANPVVQAGKEARLLIIGQAPGTRVHKTSIPWNDPSGDRLRQWLDIDKDTFYDENKVAIIPMGFCYPGKGQSGDLPPRKECASAWHQKLLEQLPNIELTLLIGQYSQQYYLTNRPKTLTQTVMQWQDWEPDFIPLPHPSPRNTLWLKKNPWFETDVIPYLRQRVHSML, encoded by the coding sequence ATGTCTCTAGATACGTTACTGAAACAAGTCCGGGCCTGTCAGCTTTGCGCGAACAATCTGCCATTAGGTGCCAATCCTGTGGTACAGGCTGGGAAAGAGGCGCGCTTACTTATTATCGGGCAGGCTCCAGGTACTCGGGTGCATAAAACATCCATACCCTGGAATGATCCGAGTGGTGACAGATTACGGCAATGGCTGGATATCGATAAAGACACCTTTTACGACGAGAATAAAGTAGCGATTATTCCAATGGGTTTTTGCTACCCCGGTAAAGGGCAGTCCGGAGATTTACCACCGCGCAAAGAATGTGCGTCGGCCTGGCATCAGAAGTTACTTGAACAACTGCCGAATATTGAGCTGACGTTATTGATTGGCCAGTATTCACAACAGTATTACCTGACGAACAGACCCAAAACGCTCACCCAAACCGTAATGCAATGGCAAGACTGGGAACCGGACTTTATCCCTCTTCCACACCCTTCTCCACGCAATACGTTATGGCTGAAAAAGAATCCGTGGTTTGAAACCGATGTTATCCCCTACCTTCGGCAACGAGTCCACTCGATGCTTTAG
- a CDS encoding hemolysin family protein, whose amino-acid sequence MLLLSIYVSIAIGISFICSVLEAVLLSISPTYIAQLNQQGHPAAEQLSKLKSDIDRPLASILTLNTIAHTIGAATAGAQAAAVFGSEALGIFSAVLTLAILVLSEIVPKTIGATYWRQLAPTTAVTLRWMVWALTPFVWFSEQITKRLARNHEAPKMRDELSAMAILARESGEFAEGESKILSNLLGIQDVPVTQVMTPRPVVFRVNATKTIDQFLDLHKDTPFSRPLIYSEQKDNIIGFVHRLELFKLQQSGSGQKLLGTVMRPIQVVLNNTALPKVFDQMMTHRLQLALVVDEYGTVQGLVTLEDIFEHLVGEEIIDEADKSTDMQELAYQRWESWKEKHGVIESRDDEEETESEKQDTGSDAQSTVKPDSKQP is encoded by the coding sequence ATGCTGCTGTTATCCATTTATGTATCTATTGCTATCGGCATTTCGTTTATCTGTTCGGTACTGGAGGCGGTATTACTGAGTATCAGTCCGACTTACATAGCGCAACTCAATCAACAGGGGCACCCGGCTGCAGAGCAGCTATCTAAACTCAAATCTGACATCGACCGTCCGTTGGCATCGATACTGACTCTCAACACCATCGCCCATACGATTGGTGCAGCAACCGCAGGTGCGCAAGCCGCGGCGGTTTTCGGTAGTGAAGCGCTGGGTATTTTCTCCGCAGTTCTGACACTAGCGATTTTGGTTTTATCGGAAATCGTACCTAAGACCATAGGTGCAACCTACTGGCGTCAGCTTGCTCCGACGACGGCGGTCACTCTGCGCTGGATGGTATGGGCTTTAACGCCTTTCGTCTGGTTCTCTGAGCAAATCACCAAACGTCTTGCCCGTAACCACGAAGCACCTAAGATGCGTGACGAGTTATCTGCGATGGCCATTCTCGCCCGTGAAAGCGGTGAGTTTGCCGAAGGTGAGTCAAAAATCCTGAGTAACCTGCTTGGTATTCAAGATGTTCCTGTTACCCAGGTGATGACGCCTCGTCCGGTGGTATTTCGTGTTAATGCGACCAAGACCATTGATCAATTTCTGGATCTACACAAGGATACGCCTTTCTCCCGTCCTTTAATTTATAGCGAGCAGAAAGACAACATCATCGGTTTTGTTCACCGTCTGGAACTGTTTAAACTGCAACAATCCGGCAGTGGCCAGAAACTGCTTGGTACGGTGATGCGCCCGATTCAGGTGGTACTAAATAATACCGCATTACCTAAGGTGTTTGATCAGATGATGACCCACCGTCTGCAACTTGCACTTGTGGTTGATGAATACGGTACGGTACAGGGCTTAGTTACACTGGAAGACATCTTTGAGCATTTAGTCGGTGAAGAGATCATTGACGAAGCGGATAAAAGCACAGACATGCAGGAGCTGGCGTATCAACGCTGGGAAAGCTGGAAAGAGAAACACGGTGTAATTGAAAGTCGCGATGACGAGGAAGAAACTGAGTCAGAAAAACAGGACACCGGTTCTGATGCTCAATCAACGGTGAAACCTGATAGTAAGCAGCCTTAA
- a CDS encoding DUF1481 domain-containing protein produces MKKHLFTSLFLSGLSLVGCSSVDTTNLEQFTYFTGGKIEGDASSLYWITERLTRISTAADYVTAGDYGWYQSEYRWDEGELRELIRKGDQLDAKQGMVPFQIHIRFNKDGEAVYQQYRVNSKVLPLQHDQLERFKAEAKDIVVSVKERSGNGQKLIQGYWDGESLETCNGKEFATLEFNQTLPKFVIDRLASVDNYIAFVGRESRNKVMVDELLLLKDDDSDCIQRPKLIAE; encoded by the coding sequence ATGAAAAAACATCTTTTCACTTCACTTTTCCTCTCTGGCCTTTCTCTTGTTGGCTGTTCATCAGTAGACACTACCAATCTTGAACAATTTACCTATTTCACCGGTGGTAAAATCGAAGGTGATGCGAGCAGTTTGTACTGGATAACAGAGCGGCTTACCCGTATCAGCACTGCAGCGGATTACGTCACAGCCGGGGATTATGGTTGGTATCAAAGTGAGTATCGCTGGGATGAAGGGGAACTACGTGAGTTGATTCGAAAGGGTGACCAGCTAGATGCCAAGCAGGGCATGGTGCCTTTTCAAATCCATATCCGATTTAATAAAGATGGTGAGGCGGTTTATCAACAATACCGAGTTAATAGTAAGGTACTCCCCTTACAGCATGATCAACTAGAGCGTTTTAAGGCAGAAGCTAAGGATATCGTTGTTTCTGTTAAAGAGCGTTCTGGTAACGGGCAGAAACTGATTCAAGGCTACTGGGATGGTGAGTCGTTAGAAACTTGCAACGGGAAAGAGTTTGCAACATTAGAATTTAACCAAACCCTGCCGAAATTTGTTATTGACCGGTTAGCATCAGTGGATAATTACATCGCCTTTGTTGGTCGAGAGTCACGTAATAAGGTGATGGTTGATGAGCTGTTGTTACTTAAAGATGATGACTCAGATTGTATTCAGCGGCCTAAGCTTATTGCTGAATAG